Below is a genomic region from Xiphophorus hellerii strain 12219 chromosome 17, Xiphophorus_hellerii-4.1, whole genome shotgun sequence.
GTTGACTGTGTTTACTGGCAGTTAAATGTTcaatgtgtaacagttactgccatctagtggtcagTAAACTGAAGTGCCACCTGTGCTCTGTTCTCTGAAGGCTCTCGGTGCAACATGGCCGTGTTCAAAGCCAACAAACACGCTGGCGAAGACAACTGCCTGCTGTTCCACTGTCCTACCGAGTCGGACTGTCCTCTGATGAAAGCCGCCGAGGGCAGCAACACCTACGACATCTACAAAGgtctgctgcttttctgtttcaccTGTATGGAAGCCCATCTGTGccatgaaagaaaacataaaagccCAGCAGAAAGTCAGAATCACCAACTTTAAAGCCTTCATTacgagaataaaaataataattttcagaataattctcataattttgactttcagCGTCATAATTTTGAGAGAGAAAGTCATGTTGATTTTCTGAGGCTTGCTCCTgaaatttaaattataatttaaattataatttaaattaaaaaaaattaaattattaaatttaataatttacttaaaagtgtgaaattctgactttttttatatgtaaacatttgactgttttttaaattatggctttaaaactcaaaatgacgacttttaaattcaacattttgactttctttctcagaattataccttttttttttcaaaattatgactgtctcaaaatattgactttaaaactcagaattatgactttaacaTTCAAAAGTATAACTTCTTATcaagattgttgttttttttccataatgaAGACTTTTTACCTCAAAAATtgacttcattttttaaattatgattcTTTATGTCAGAATTATGGCTTgctttagacttttttttgtctttcatggCAGTTATGGTCTTCCATAAACAAGTCAGCAGAGATAATTCTGTATCTCTGCTGACCTCTTGTGGCCAAAATGTCATAACACTTCAACTTTCTTCTCTCCTGCTCAGGTTTAAGTCATCCACCCACACTGAGACCTGTTCCCATGACAACCACACTCCATACTACCAGCACCTCCACCTCTACCACATCAGCACCAACTACACCAACCACCAGCCAGCCCACCAGCACAACCAGCACACCAACCACCGCCCAGGCACTGCACTCCACCCCAGAACCTTCCCCACCCATCATCATCATTGCCACAGAGCCTGCAGGTACTCCACCCACCAACACCACTACAAGCACCACCACCATGGGATCCTCTCCCACCTTCACCACCAGAAAACCCAACAAAACCAgcaagaagcaaaacaaaaccatcAAGAAAGGAAAATCTCATCCAGCCCTCACCACCACTACCACCACTACCCAAACAGCTCCCAGCTCcatgacatcacttcctgctgaaacaggaaggaaggaggTGGAAGATAAACATACTAGTGTTCTAGAAACTACAACTTTAGCTACACCCACCACTGTGGCTCCAACCACCAGTACAACCAGTACAACCACTACAGCCACAACGACTACAGCCACCTTCcccatcaccaccaccaccctgcctccaaccaccaccaccaccaccaccacccagCGTACCTCCACCACTGAGCCAACCACCACAGTGACAGCTCAACCGCCAAGTCTGATCTTCATTCCCAAAGACCCAGTCCAGTCAGAGCCCGACCTCCAACCGGGCCACCCCACCCTGAACTCCAGCTCCAGCCGGGGGAAAGCGGTGGCGGCCCAGGGGGCGCTCAAGGGCGGCGTGGTGGCCTTCATGGTGCTGGCGCTGGCCGTGCTGACGCTGGCGCTGGCGGTGGGCGGCCGGAAGGCCATGGAGTCCTTCGACCGGCGCCATTACACCAGACTGGAGCTCAACGACCTGCACTATGAGATTTAGCAGGAGAATCcaacatttctgctttatttaagGTTGTTTAAGTATTAGCTACACAACTCTGAACGTCTGCTCACGCTTTGTTTACGAAGTCAGAGAAtcctgctctctgattggtcagattcGGCTGTTGAAGCTCCCGACTCTCCATTGGCCACAGAGATAGTCCCCGCCCCTTGGCATGGACGGAGAAACTGTGTTCAGTCATTTTTAAGGATTACACAGATTAAATTTACAGACGAGTTAAATCAGATCTggtttatttaggtttttaaacTGGAACAATGATCTGATCTCTGATCAGTTCATTGATCTGATCTGTGCAGTTCTAATAACCACCACTAGATGTCatccttttttctgttaattcagTTTCTGTCACTGAGGCAGTGACATGCGGTGAGGTttatagctggtgaggcactgacttaatcataatcagatttacaaatatagaccccctgcatgttattgtttacataaggaaattttgcGCATGAGGACaagctggagggcaaaaagacaattcttcTACATGTcatccatagccgcgctgccgccgtagaataacTCCGTtgactcaatcaaacttggacgtgtagatattattaatttcgtgctccacagcaaagggaaaagccgttaaagtacaactcaaaaccacttctttctcgctctctgtatcagAGCAGCTACCAGCAggctcgttgccatagcaactgacaacaacgccacacaaaaaaaaaacactcagatatttcccacacaaagagcaggacattcagtctgttgcagtaacATGGTTTTatgcttaatgtttattttgtgattattaataagtgattgctgtggtaagaggagaaaactataaatatatcgctgcactttacTGTATGACCAGCTcttgttactgtctcttactctgcagttgtggagtcacaatgtctgggatcatgagcgccccctgccatgaggccagagaactgcctgcctcacctccaatctgttctctgccgtttcgtgtgctgaggatCGATCAGAATCGCGttacacacagttggtgacaataaacactgtacattatatacataagctaaattatttaaaatcagttcatacattaaatgttttttaagcattttattggcggcgtacagacaggaggaacatcgaatggcagccagtgcagttagccagaggttgatcaatcccaggtgaggctcaactcgctgctgcctcaccagcttcgcttctgagcatttgaatgggaaaatgcaaaaattcagcgattttgaaaaaaaaaaaaaatcagaattggttaagatgaaaaataaatacttcacagtacaaaccacagggtgaaaatagcaatataaattattttatcattatatattatttttccatgatgacaggtgaggctctgcctcactcgcctcccctgaccgcacgtcactgcaCTTAGGATTATTAGTGTTAAGCCggaaatattaaaatttctgaatAGTGTACCTTAAATtattaacacatttaaaatttgtataaaaatatttgttcatttctgatAAGGAACCAAAACTGTGTAAAGTTTTCCAAACATCAGAGAGGTGAAGACCTCTCTGCGTTCATTTCAGTGATTTAAAGAAATCTTAAGCTAACcaagattaattaatttattgctgaTAAATATACTGCTAAAACCAGTTCGGCCTCCAGAGGGAATTCTCTGATGTGAACACAGAAATGGTCTGGTTTATGAAGCTGCCACATGTACAgtggccaccagagggcatcATCGTGACAAATAACGGTGAGACGTTAAAAGACCATGAAACCTCCCGTCTCCTGTCAAAATGGGACTGACGTAACACCTCTAAgctatttaatattttgatcaaCCCCAGATATGAACTTTGACTTCCTTTATGTATGtttgagactcttattttgaaataagaaGGGAAATAGTTCCTTAGTTGGCCTGTTGAGTTGATGGACACAACCCAGTGAAGAAACCTCCAACACTAAACCACCTGGAGGATTAGCAGCCATTTTTAATCACTGTGAGAATACTGGCTAACAAGTTAGCTGCTAACAGATTTAAATAACTGCTACCAAAGTTACAGTCGGCTGCTAACAGCGTTGCACTTAGCTTCCAATAGTGGTAATGTTAGCTGCTAACACCTCAACAAAGTCCTGAAACTGTAACTAGAATCTTGAGTTGGCCAGTTAatttgtgggttttttaaagtctgactttaataaaacagttgTGAGTTTGGTGATTGTAATGCAGCTAGTTGGTAACGTAGCTTTGACCACCTAAGCTAGTCACAAAAGAAACGGTGCGTTCAGTGATGCGCGTTCTCTTTTAAAAGACCATAATCCTGGTCAGGGAGGTTTCCTCTGGATCTGTTGACCTTTCCTCTCTGTCCTGATTGTCGGACGCTCCGGCGCTCTGCATGCTTatgccctctggtggccattCTAGACATAGCATGAAAAACATGATGAGACGGGAGGAGATGATTTACTGCCTCAGGCGTGTTGGAGCTGGAAATCATCTAAAACTGGCAGGAGATCAGTGAACCCAGCTGGGAGTTGAACCCACAACCCAGACGTTGCTGTGAGGCAGAGGAGCAGCTGGAAGTTCCAGGTTCTTCCAAACCCGATTCGGTCCAACCATCTGGACTGAGCGAGAGGAACCGGCCCGGTTTGGAGGACTCATACTGAATGTGAACATGATGGTCAGTGTGTTGCTTTCTCCAGCATGATGAGCTTCTTACCTGCTAGGtgatcaacagcagcagctcatcgCCACGATGGATCCTGGTTCTCAATCCACTCTTCCTGCTCCACTGGGTCGCAGCACAACCTTTAGACGTGAACCTATGACTTCCTAATGGGTTCCTCCTGGTTCCTCCAGGTTCCTCCTGGTTCCTCTGGGTTCTTCCTGGTTCCTCCAGGTTCCTCCTGGTTCCTCTGGGTTCCTCCTGGTTCCTCTGGGTTCCTCCTGGTTTCTCTGGGTTCCTCCTGGTTCCTCTGGGTTCCTCCTGGTTTCTCCTGGTTCCTCTGGGTTCCTCCGGGTTCCTCCTGGTTCCTCCGGGTTCCGTAAAGACCCGACAGCAATACTGCCCTCCCCCCAGCGCCTCTCAGGAAGCCTCTGAAGCGGAGACTCCAGATGCAGATCAGAACTCGCTGTGCACGCTCCTGCATGTCCTCTGGGCCTGTGGTGACCTTTGAACC
It encodes:
- the mansc1 gene encoding MANSC domain-containing protein 1, whose translation is MTPPADLRPLPGLLVVMLLMSLPAAALEPETCFSRQHQGAAINVRAALSRDAVAMMARTVRSERDCVLACCSEEVRTGSRCNMAVFKANKHAGEDNCLLFHCPTESDCPLMKAAEGSNTYDIYKGLSHPPTLRPVPMTTTLHTTSTSTSTTSAPTTPTTSQPTSTTSTPTTAQALHSTPEPSPPIIIIATEPAGTPPTNTTTSTTTMGSSPTFTTRKPNKTSKKQNKTIKKGKSHPALTTTTTTTQTAPSSMTSLPAETGRKEVEDKHTSVLETTTLATPTTVAPTTSTTSTTTTATTTTATFPITTTTLPPTTTTTTTTQRTSTTEPTTTVTAQPPSLIFIPKDPVQSEPDLQPGHPTLNSSSSRGKAVAAQGALKGGVVAFMVLALAVLTLALAVGGRKAMESFDRRHYTRLELNDLHYEI